The proteins below come from a single Tribolium castaneum strain GA2 chromosome 9, icTriCast1.1, whole genome shotgun sequence genomic window:
- the LOC103312851 gene encoding venom acid phosphatase Acph-1, protein MVNVRLFDSVTSEIPKMQFHSFRVFFWSLYFLAQQFASQLTENVADNDTLVLLHVVFRHGNRTANGPEELYPKDPYLNETYFPFGLGQLTNAGKVGLYSIGKALRKRYNNFLGPFYHPELVEGWSTDYNRTKMSLELVFAGLFPPQKEEMWNQDLPWHPIPYNYYQRSDDKVLLGMTCPPYMELYDTELKSEKYQNKVSKYKEIFAYISNNTGLNVTTFLDVYNLYFGLSTEEEWGFELPEWTKPLWPKTIVDLSIQEYFTATATTEMSRMACGYFLQKLIADTNTKIQTNSGRKIYLYSGHENNIAELLLLLGIFEPLHIPEYGSYLTFEVHKIGDEFGIKIYYENYTGDGPKLMKLPACETFCEISKFLSLIDEYMPVDDPCSK, encoded by the exons ATGGTCAATGTACGACTTTTTGATTCAGTGACTTCTGAAATCCCAAAAATGCAGTTTCACTCGTTCCGCGTTTTTTTCTGGTCTTTGTATTTCCTAGCCCAACAATTTGCCTCACAATTGACGGAAAATGTGGCAGACAATGATACGCTAGTATTATTACACGTC GTTTTTAGACATGGTAACAGGACTGCGAACGGTCCGGAAGAATTATATCCCAAGGACCCGTATTTAAACGAGACGTATTTTCCATTCGGGTTAGGCCAACTcactaat gcAGGAAAAGTTGGCCTATATTCAATTGGGAAAGCGTTGCGAAAGCggtataataattttttggggcCTTTCTACCACCCTGAACTAGTCGAGGGTTGGAGTACCGATTACAATCGGACGAAAATGTCCCTAGAGTTAGTTTTTGCGGGGTTGTTTCCGCCCCAGAAGGAGGAAATGTGGAACCAGGACCTGCCATGGCACCCCATTCCTTACAATTATTACCAAAGATCCGATGATAAG GTTTTACTAGGGATGACGTGTCCGCCTTATATGGAATTGTATGACACGGAACTTAAGTCTGAGAAATATCAAAACAAAGTTAGTAAATACAAAGAAATATTTGCCTACATTTCCAACAATACTGGTCTAAATGTGACCACATTTCTCGACGTTTATAATCTCTATTTCGGACTGTCGACAGAGGAGGAATGGGGTTTTGAGTTACCCGAATGGACTAAGCCATTGTGGCCTAAGACAATTGTCGATTTAAGTATTCAGGAATATTTCACAGCGACTGCCACAACAGAGATGAGTCGCATGGCTTGtggttattttttgcaaaaactgatCGCGGATACGAATACAAAAATTCAGACTAACAGTGgtcgaaaaatttatttgtattcaGGCCACGAGAACAACATAGCCGAGTTGTTGCTCCTTCTTGGGATTTTCGAACCGTTACACATCCCTGAATATGGCTCGTATCTCACTTTCGAAGTGCATAAAATTGGCGACGAATTCGGAATTAAA atttattatgaaaattataCCGGGGATGGACCCAAGTTGATGAAACTGCCAGCCTGTgagactttttgtgaaatctcAAAGTTCCTGTCTTTGATTGACGAATATATGCCGGTTGACGACCCTTGTAGcaaatga
- the LOC659716 gene encoding venom acid phosphatase Acph-1 produces MKDIYTVLLALPLILHNFEITCAPVEDDSLILVHVIFRHGNRTPSLEEMYPKDPYRNEKYFPFGLGQLTNVGKKREFMIGKALRNRYNKFLGPYYYPEIVEARSTDYNRTKMSLELALAGLFPPRGEEVWNYWLNWQPVPYNYVPQANDNVLLGTLCPNFVKKTKEYLQSGREQTELSKYREVLDYISENAGINVTSFLDVYSLYFGLTTEAEWGFELPEWTQKVYPEPITQLAINEYYTQTATTELMQMSAGYFLQKVIQDSYSKINNTNSDRKIYMYAAHENNIADLLILLGVFEPPHIPNYGAYVLLELHSVNNKYGIRIFYENYQETRPQLLKVPNCDSFCKIDQFASLYEEYMPDPDLCYSV; encoded by the exons ATGAAAGACATTTACACGGTCTTGCTGGCACTGCCTTTAATTTTGCACAACTTTGAAATCACTTGTGCTCCAGTTGAAGACGACAGCCTAATTCTGGTCCATGTC ATTTTCAGGCATGGGAATCGAACCCCATCCCTTGAAGAAATGTACCCCAAAGACCCCTACCGAAACGAAAAGTACTTCCCGTTTGGGTTAGGACAACTCACTAAT GTCGGCAAAAAACGCGAATTCATGATTGGGAAAGCCCTCAGGAACcgatacaataaatttttagggCCGTACTACTATCCCGAAATTGTCGAAGCGCGAAGTACCGACTACAACAGGACTAAGATGTCGCTGGAACTCGCCCTTGCAGGGCTGTTTCCGCCAAGAGGCGAAGAAGTTTGGAATTATTGGTTAAACTGGCAGCCGGTTCCCTACAATTACGTCCCTCAAGCCAACGATaac gtTTTGCTCGGGACATTGTGCCCAAACTTTGTGAAAAAAACCAAGGAGTACCTACAATCTGGTCGCGAACAGACCGAACTTTCCAAATATCGAGAAGTGTTGGACTACATTTCGGAAAACGCAGGAATCAATGTTACAAGTTTTCTGGACGTGTACAGTTTATATTTCGGGCTGACAACCGAA gcAGAGTGGGGTTTCGAATTACCCGAATGGACCCAAAAAGTTTACCCTGAACCGATTACACAACTGGCCATAAATGAGTACTACACTCAGACAGCAACCACCGAACTCATGCAAATGTCGGCCGGCTATTTCCTGCAAAAAGTAATCCAGGATTCCTATTCCAAAATCAACAATACCAACTCGGACCGGAAAATCTACATGTATGCGGCCCACGAGAACAATATTGCGGACCTTTTGATTTTGCTGGGGGTCTTTGAGCCTCCCCACATACCGAATTATGGGGCCTACGTGCTTTTGGAGCTTCACAGTGTGAATAACAAGTACGGGATTAGG atattttacgaaaattaccAAGAGACTAGGCCACAACTCTTGAAGGTTCCAAATTGCgacagtttttgcaaaatcgaCCAGTTTGCGAGTTTGTACGAAGAATACATGCCTGATCctgatttatgttacagtgtgtaa
- the LOC659580 gene encoding venom acid phosphatase Acph-1 — translation MQNHTVILKFSLTLLIIQLIKIASSNETNSTLRLVHVLFRHGDRTTDARTLYPKDPFINETYYPYGLGELTNKGKQKAYKVGKALRKRYGAFLGEIYSPDILEAQSSDTNRTKTSLQLVLTGLFPPVGDQIWESGLNWQPIPFNVLPRRQDSIFFGLTCSTFKQKFAEIVTAPKWQKEFKKHKTTFDYIAENTGLEVNNYFDVFHLYLCLTTEKEFGFTLPEWTKNVYPQPLKDFAIKTYELMSATSELRRLSSGGMLKKIVDDSKAKISGELVPKNRKIFLYSGHEVNLANMLHTLDVFEPQIPPYSSYILFELHVINRVPGFKIYYEDYTSAQPQPIKLPACDEFCPLDQFIDLLSEYFPRQDACNGNHK, via the exons ATGCAGAATCACACGgtaattctaaaattttcgcTGACACTTTTaattatacaattaataaaaattgcgtCTTCAAACGAAACCAACTCAACCTTGCGACTAGTCCATGTT CTTTTTCGCCATGGCGACAGAACCACCGATGCCAGAACTTTGTATCCGAAGGATCCCTTCATCAACGAAACGTATTATCCTTACGGCCTCGGAGAATTAACAAAT AAAGGTAAACAAAAAGCTTACAAAGTGGGGAAAGCTCTACGCAAAAGATATGGCGCTTTTCTGGGCGAAATTTACTCCCCGGACATCCTGGAAGCTCAAAGTTCCGACACCAATCGAACAAAAACATCACTTCAGCTGGTTTTAACCGGATTGTTTCCTCCTGTTGGCGACCAAATCTGGGAATCTGGTTTAAACTGGCAACCCATACCGTTCAATGTCTTACCTCGAAGACAAGATTCT ATTTTCTTCGGTTTGACTTGTTCCACTTTCAAGCAAAAATTCGCCGAGATTGTCACCGCACCCAAATGGCAAAAGGagttcaaaaaacacaaaacaacgTTTGACTACATTGCGGAAAATACCGGGCTTGAggttaataattatttcgaTGTTTTTCATTTATATCTGTGTCTAACGACTGAGAAAGAGTTCGGCTTCACTCTTCCGGAATGGACGAAAAACGTCTATCCTCAGCCACTCAAAGATTTTGCCATCAAAACGTACGAACTCATGAGTGCCACAAGTGAACTGAGGAGACTGTCTTCGG GAGgtatgttgaaaaaaatcgtcgaCGATTCGAAGGCCAAAATTTCGGGGGAGTTGGTGcccaaaaatcgcaaaatttttCTCTACTCGGGACATGAGGTCAATCTCGCCAATATGTTGCACACTTTGGACGTTTTTGAGCCCCAAATACCACCCTACAGTTCTTACATTTTGTTTGAGCTTCATGTTATTAACCGCGTTCCTGGATTTAAG ATTTATTACGAAGATTACACTTCTGCGCAACCCCAACCGATCAAACTTCCGGCCTGTGATGAATTTTGCCCTTTGGACCAGTTTATTGACCTACTGTCCGAGTATTTTCCCCGTCAGGACGCGTGTAATGGAAATCACAAATAA